Proteins from one Bradyrhizobium roseum genomic window:
- a CDS encoding amidase has product MLATDLCYLGLVEVGQQIQAKQLSPVEVTKAMLDRIGQLDGKLKSYVYVMADSALAEATVAEKEIGSGNIKGPLHGVPIAIKDLCWVKGAPSAHGMTIHRDFRPTEDATVVARLKAAGAIILGKLQQTEGAYADHHPKIDPPKNPWNAELWPGASSSGSGSATAAGLCFGSLGTDTGGSIRFPSAANGITGLKPSWGRVSRYGAFELAATLDHIGPMARSAVDCGAMLAVIAGQDPKDTTSVPLPVPEYHAGLPGNLRGVTIGVDRRWTSEGTDEAATRVFSEGLRAAAELGAKITEVTFPDPKAVIDDWFPLCGIEAAVAHESTYPSRKDEYGPGLAGLLDLGLAQSGTDYQKIVLRREAFRGAVRLLFESVDLIAVPAQAFAAPTLAKMAALGEDASLIAGLLRFTCPFDMTGSPTITLPAGFAPNGGPVAFQFVGRHFDEAALVRAGDAFQRVTDWHTRHPAL; this is encoded by the coding sequence ATGCTGGCGACAGATCTTTGTTACCTCGGGTTGGTTGAGGTTGGGCAGCAGATACAAGCGAAACAGCTGTCGCCGGTTGAAGTGACGAAGGCGATGCTCGACCGGATCGGGCAGCTCGATGGCAAACTCAAAAGCTACGTCTATGTCATGGCCGATTCCGCCCTGGCGGAAGCGACCGTTGCCGAAAAGGAAATCGGCTCTGGCAATATCAAGGGGCCGCTGCACGGCGTGCCGATTGCGATCAAGGATCTTTGCTGGGTCAAGGGCGCTCCGTCCGCGCACGGCATGACCATCCATCGCGACTTCCGTCCGACCGAGGATGCCACGGTTGTCGCGCGGCTGAAGGCTGCAGGCGCGATCATCCTCGGCAAGCTGCAGCAGACCGAAGGCGCCTACGCCGATCACCACCCGAAAATAGATCCACCGAAGAATCCGTGGAACGCGGAATTGTGGCCGGGCGCGTCATCGAGCGGCTCGGGTTCCGCGACTGCGGCGGGGCTCTGCTTCGGATCGCTTGGAACCGACACCGGCGGATCAATCAGGTTTCCTTCGGCGGCCAACGGCATCACGGGATTGAAGCCGAGCTGGGGGCGGGTCAGCCGCTACGGCGCATTCGAACTCGCGGCAACGCTGGATCACATCGGGCCGATGGCGCGCAGCGCGGTCGATTGCGGTGCAATGCTGGCCGTGATTGCAGGGCAGGACCCCAAGGATACCACCTCGGTCCCCTTACCGGTGCCGGAATATCACGCGGGACTGCCGGGCAATTTGCGGGGCGTGACGATCGGCGTCGACCGGCGCTGGACCAGCGAAGGCACCGATGAGGCCGCAACCAGGGTCTTCAGTGAAGGTTTGCGGGCTGCGGCGGAACTTGGCGCGAAGATCACCGAAGTCACGTTCCCCGACCCCAAGGCTGTGATCGATGACTGGTTTCCGCTTTGCGGCATCGAGGCGGCGGTGGCGCATGAGTCGACTTATCCGTCGCGCAAGGATGAATATGGTCCGGGCCTTGCGGGGTTGCTCGATCTCGGCCTTGCGCAGTCCGGCACCGATTATCAAAAGATCGTGCTGCGGCGCGAAGCATTCCGCGGCGCAGTGCGGCTATTGTTCGAGTCGGTTGATCTGATTGCCGTGCCGGCCCAGGCTTTTGCGGCGCCAACCCTCGCCAAGATGGCCGCGCTCGGCGAGGACGCTTCGCTGATCGCCGGATTGTTGCGCTTCACCTGTCCGTTCGACATGACCGGAAGCCCGACCATCACGCTTCCCGCCGGCTTTGCCCCGAACGGCGGTCCCGTCGCCTTCCAGTTTGTCGGCCGCCACTTCGATGAAGCGGCTCTGGTCCGTGCCGGCGACGCCTTCCAGCGCGTCACCGACTGGCACACGCGTCATCCCGCTCTCTAG